A stretch of the Dyella telluris genome encodes the following:
- a CDS encoding sulfotransferase family protein: MQRTFVVGCPRSGTTIVQALLARHPSIYTLPETAFFEQLHGDLAWRWGDTGTQPSRRRWRQSLGMTRRHVRETFAALHLQLTGTQASRPAAYHWRALSRQFLELLDRSAATSQRSMWLEKTPNHLLYIPEIESLAPDARFVHVVRRGMDVLASLADVYLRFENDDAFGGGTVHWARRWNRAMDIHGQHVGRANHHFIFLEDLVRQPDHEWARLCAFLGLPPDAPLESACQQSIANLKDEPWKVSAIEGQVREADRKVDGLFGPKLQRWLHDRLASYDDLREQCMASRIRPSLRVVKTRDLQVAGGG, from the coding sequence ATGCAGCGTACGTTCGTCGTGGGATGTCCACGATCCGGGACCACCATCGTCCAGGCCTTGCTGGCGCGCCACCCTTCGATCTACACGCTGCCGGAAACCGCGTTCTTCGAGCAACTGCACGGCGACCTGGCATGGCGCTGGGGCGACACGGGCACGCAGCCGAGCCGCCGGCGCTGGCGCCAGTCCCTGGGAATGACCCGCCGCCACGTGCGCGAGACCTTCGCCGCGCTGCACCTGCAGCTGACCGGCACCCAGGCATCCCGCCCCGCTGCGTATCACTGGCGCGCACTGTCCCGTCAGTTCCTGGAACTGCTGGACCGTTCTGCAGCCACATCACAACGTTCGATGTGGCTGGAGAAGACCCCCAACCACCTGCTCTACATCCCCGAGATCGAATCACTGGCACCGGACGCCCGTTTCGTCCACGTGGTGCGCCGGGGGATGGACGTACTGGCGTCGCTGGCCGACGTCTATCTCCGCTTCGAGAACGATGACGCCTTCGGCGGCGGCACCGTGCACTGGGCACGGCGCTGGAATCGCGCCATGGACATCCATGGCCAGCACGTGGGCCGCGCCAACCACCATTTCATCTTCCTGGAAGACCTGGTGCGCCAGCCCGACCATGAGTGGGCCCGCCTGTGTGCGTTCCTGGGCCTGCCGCCGGATGCGCCGCTGGAAAGCGCCTGCCAGCAGTCCATTGCCAACCTGAAAGACGAACCCTGGAAGGTATCGGCCATCGAAGGCCAGGTGCGCGAGGCCGACCGCAAGGTGGACGGCCTGTTCGGCCCCAAGCTGCAGCGCTGGCTGCACGACCGCCTCGCCTCCTACGACGACCTGCGCGAGCAATGCATGGCCAGCCGCATTCGTCCTTCACTACGCGTGGTGAAAACCCGCGACCTGCAGGTGGCCGGAGGGGGCTGA
- a CDS encoding tetratricopeptide repeat-containing sulfotransferase family protein: MTLGTTPPGNVQALLAALATAPEGEWLEQGRTLMLHGELPAALTVFDAATQHFPASSEAVLGFAGLLWQVGNTSRAEQVLAERLQAHPTDAGAAFLLASLLREQGRLTAVGQTLRTLFAQGPHDVDTAIRAVEMLDDYGRPDDAFAICEIAIDAGADDPRLHAYAGMLGIQLGLFERTRAHYTRALAQTPDALDWNIPLGLAGLQRYDTSAHEDFAFFQEALQRPGLTEPTRRALLFALGKAHDDVGDFAAATTYLRQANASVHAAGNWSRKHWKRSIEARLAAAPPSVVLSAPEDWTPVFVVGVPRSGTTLLAQQLARYPGVKNRGELGWLEFWEQRLSPITPTRRQLEEAARQVEQQLRQDDGDARWYIDKQPLNLLRVDLAMALWPNARFIHCERDARDIALSLWSQLFHDQAHDYAYDFSDIATVIRDCQRLAAHWQARYPASFLSVRYEQFVDAPEETLATIAQWLGLPGEPAPNAQAPQTSIATASTWQARQAVYRNSAGRWQQYLPYLPELAAIKPG, translated from the coding sequence ATGACGCTCGGCACGACGCCCCCCGGAAACGTGCAGGCCCTGCTTGCCGCGCTGGCCACGGCGCCCGAGGGCGAATGGCTCGAGCAGGGGCGCACACTGATGCTTCACGGTGAGCTCCCCGCGGCGCTCACCGTATTCGACGCGGCCACGCAGCACTTTCCGGCATCGTCCGAGGCCGTACTCGGTTTCGCCGGCTTGCTGTGGCAGGTCGGCAACACCTCGCGCGCCGAACAGGTGCTGGCTGAGCGGCTGCAAGCGCATCCGACAGATGCCGGCGCCGCCTTCCTGCTTGCCTCGCTGCTGCGCGAACAGGGCCGGCTGACGGCCGTCGGACAGACCTTGCGCACCTTGTTCGCGCAGGGTCCGCATGACGTCGATACCGCTATCCGCGCGGTGGAGATGCTCGACGACTATGGCCGTCCAGACGACGCCTTCGCGATTTGCGAAATCGCGATCGACGCGGGTGCGGACGACCCTCGCCTGCACGCCTATGCGGGCATGCTCGGCATCCAGCTTGGCCTGTTCGAGCGCACGCGGGCCCACTACACCCGCGCGCTTGCACAAACGCCGGACGCGCTCGACTGGAACATCCCGCTCGGACTTGCGGGTCTGCAGCGCTACGACACGTCGGCGCATGAGGATTTCGCGTTCTTCCAGGAAGCCCTGCAACGCCCCGGACTGACCGAGCCTACGCGACGTGCATTGCTGTTCGCGCTGGGCAAGGCGCATGACGATGTTGGGGATTTTGCCGCGGCCACCACCTATCTGCGGCAGGCGAACGCAAGCGTCCACGCGGCTGGCAACTGGTCGCGCAAGCACTGGAAGCGCAGCATCGAGGCGCGGCTGGCGGCAGCGCCGCCGTCGGTGGTGCTCTCCGCTCCGGAAGACTGGACGCCGGTATTCGTGGTGGGCGTGCCGCGCTCGGGTACCACCCTGCTCGCGCAGCAGCTGGCGCGCTATCCGGGCGTGAAGAATCGCGGCGAGCTGGGCTGGCTGGAATTCTGGGAACAGCGCCTGTCACCGATAACGCCAACGCGCCGGCAACTGGAAGAAGCCGCACGCCAGGTTGAGCAACAGCTACGCCAGGACGACGGCGATGCACGCTGGTACATCGACAAGCAGCCGCTGAATCTGCTGCGTGTCGACCTGGCCATGGCGCTGTGGCCAAACGCGCGCTTTATCCATTGCGAACGTGACGCGCGCGATATCGCCCTGTCGCTGTGGTCGCAGCTGTTCCACGATCAGGCGCACGACTACGCGTACGACTTCAGCGACATCGCCACGGTGATCCGCGACTGCCAACGCCTGGCAGCCCACTGGCAGGCGCGCTATCCCGCGTCGTTCCTGAGCGTGCGCTATGAGCAGTTCGTCGATGCGCCGGAAGAAACCCTGGCCACCATCGCGCAGTGGCTTGGCCTGCCAGGCGAACCCGCGCCCAACGCACAGGCTCCGCAGACCAGCATCGCCACCGCCAGCACCTGGCAGGCGCGGCAGGCGGTGTACCGGAACTCAGCCGGACGCTGGCAGCAATACCTTCCCTATCTGCCGGAACTGGCGGCGATCAAGCCGGGCTGA
- a CDS encoding tetratricopeptide repeat-containing sulfotransferase family protein produces MNSRLQGLGPSATQHVMMAAQALDAGRADEADRQLERVLTAYPDHPEVLRMKAGILSLRGQHHDAVRLMQRALVHRPNDALYHNTLGSLFGNAGDYEGAIVALRRTCELDPRLAMAWYNLGVMLTKSVRNDEAAEALQRAVALAPDHIGARALLADLLRTRGDVDAAATEYRRLLAARPTFGLAWWGLADLRTRRFDAADIASMQSALKRADATEQDRITMGFALAKALDDEGDYARALDALAQANAIARRYQAWDAPRFSTGIGSISDAFEPPPTGSAKPQGSEVIFIVSLPRSGSTLVEQILASHSSVEGAGELPDLPRVLAEETQRLGGKPIPQWAREATPDDWQRLGQRYLDRTARWRSERPVFTDKLPNNWIYIGAIRAMLPGARVVVVRRDPLETCFSCYRQPLDASNGYSRSFGDLASFWRDFDRSVARSAALHPGHVREHSYEAMVADPETQIRELLAFCGLPFEEACVNFHQNQRVVRSPSATQVRQPMRSDTARSQRYGALLNPLRAALGLPDSPG; encoded by the coding sequence ATGAATTCGCGACTGCAAGGCTTGGGGCCATCGGCCACCCAACACGTGATGATGGCCGCCCAGGCGCTGGACGCCGGGCGCGCCGACGAGGCGGACCGCCAGCTCGAGCGCGTCCTCACGGCCTATCCCGACCATCCTGAAGTGCTACGCATGAAGGCGGGCATCCTGAGCCTGCGAGGGCAGCACCACGACGCCGTGCGGCTGATGCAGCGCGCCCTGGTGCACCGGCCGAACGACGCGCTCTATCACAACACGCTGGGCTCGCTGTTCGGCAACGCCGGTGACTACGAGGGCGCGATCGTCGCCCTGCGCCGCACTTGCGAGCTCGATCCGCGACTGGCGATGGCCTGGTACAACCTCGGCGTCATGCTCACCAAATCGGTGCGCAACGACGAGGCGGCCGAGGCGCTGCAACGCGCGGTGGCGCTGGCGCCCGACCACATCGGCGCACGCGCCCTGCTGGCCGACCTGCTGCGCACGCGCGGCGACGTCGATGCGGCCGCCACGGAATACCGTCGCTTGCTGGCCGCTCGCCCGACCTTCGGGCTGGCCTGGTGGGGCCTGGCCGACCTGCGCACCCGACGCTTCGATGCCGCCGACATCGCCAGCATGCAGTCCGCACTGAAGCGAGCCGATGCGACCGAGCAGGACCGCATCACGATGGGCTTTGCGCTCGCCAAGGCATTGGACGACGAGGGTGACTATGCCCGCGCCCTGGACGCACTGGCCCAGGCCAACGCCATCGCGCGTCGTTACCAGGCGTGGGACGCACCGCGGTTTTCCACCGGCATCGGCTCGATCTCCGACGCGTTCGAACCACCGCCGACAGGCAGCGCGAAACCGCAGGGCAGCGAGGTGATCTTCATCGTCAGCCTGCCCCGCTCCGGCTCGACGCTGGTCGAACAGATCCTGGCCTCGCATTCGTCGGTGGAAGGCGCCGGCGAACTGCCGGACCTGCCGCGCGTGCTTGCCGAGGAAACCCAGCGACTGGGTGGCAAGCCCATTCCGCAGTGGGCGCGCGAAGCCACGCCCGACGACTGGCAGCGACTGGGCCAGCGCTATCTGGATCGCACCGCGCGCTGGCGCAGCGAGCGTCCCGTCTTTACCGACAAGCTTCCCAACAACTGGATCTATATCGGCGCGATCCGCGCGATGCTGCCGGGCGCGCGTGTGGTGGTCGTGCGGCGCGATCCGCTGGAAACCTGCTTCTCCTGCTATCGGCAACCCTTGGACGCCAGCAACGGCTACAGCCGCAGCTTCGGTGACCTGGCCAGCTTCTGGCGTGACTTCGACCGCAGCGTGGCACGCAGCGCGGCGCTTCATCCGGGCCATGTGCGCGAGCACAGCTACGAGGCCATGGTGGCCGATCCCGAAACGCAGATCCGCGAGCTGCTGGCCTTCTGCGGGTTGCCGTTCGAAGAAGCCTGCGTGAACTTCCACCAGAACCAGCGCGTGGTGCGCTCGCCCAGCGCCACCCAGGTGCGCCAGCCGATGCGCAGCGATACCGCACGATCACAACGCTATGGCGCGCTGCTGAACCCGCTGCGCGCAGCCCTGGGCCTGCCGGACAGCCCGGGATGA
- a CDS encoding TonB-dependent receptor domain-containing protein yields the protein MKFGENKLCTSVRLALSLGMLTASAYGTAAFAQDAQSSTPAPAADQAKSKTLETVTVTGSLIRRVDVETASPVVTIDRAQIQATGKQTLGDLVQQLPAMTGGNVNPQVNNGGGTGQSSINLRGLGSKRTLILIDGQRLLSKDPNAIPADAIERIEVLPTGASATYGSDAIGGVVNFITRKNYQGATFTANVGQSDRNDGEQSGYTFTFGQTSDKGCIMAGISYNKQDGVESANRSFSKNALTLSGSQVYIGGSTATPVGRIQVDPATAAAGGLSCGSNGNRVSLNAGGNPTVFNSSNYHCYNPATDKYNYASVNLIMTPQERTGGFLHGDYHLGDHVTAYVDAVYQKTSANFQLAPAVYGTTNTGASVAPGNAFNVFNPGGGYGTSNGLNFTQRLTSNGVREAFTGRTDAQINTGFKGDFTVWDKNWNWDVGFNYGHESVVTTTAGLVDQTKLYTGASTLNADGTASCPAGVDPVACQFNPFEPNSSAGSIAAVKAASVTAPSNSYVIERTWHAGISGELFSLPAGAVQLALGAEDRKDYQHTVPAPQLTIDPTTGSCTLGSQCLSAVQGGYTTKDIYAEAFIPILAGLPGVQSLNLTIGDRYSDIGSFGTTNNFKFALEWKPFDDLLLRGTMEDVFRAPTLGELYASGSDAPLIHTDPCNGYTGAPAGSPLALACKNVPTDGSFVNQYTLPGASQAGTVVQGSRVAGFDVKPEHGKSYDFGFVYSPSYVPGLSTTVDFWRVNLNNTITTVGLQSLLNLCAAGSTQYCQYIQRQGGTGPNAGQLLQSTVEPVGNIGSLNTSGIDWSANYKLPQFSFGQFNVGVNATYLKYYDQSTGTAAEGGITYKNAGHMLAYGSAASSACPDAVGVCFFPRWRAQGFVDWQAGGWSAQWRMRYIGRFEMGGPEGSPQDSAPNGNPGSILKYGATVYNDVSIGYNLAIINTRLDFGVNNLFDKQPPMLYANNSLNANTDPSDFDLMGRYYWARVTVKF from the coding sequence ATGAAGTTCGGGGAAAATAAACTGTGCACGTCGGTGCGCCTGGCGCTTTCGCTGGGTATGCTCACCGCTAGCGCCTACGGCACTGCAGCTTTCGCTCAGGACGCACAGTCCAGCACGCCGGCACCGGCTGCCGACCAGGCCAAGAGCAAGACGCTTGAAACGGTGACCGTCACCGGTTCGCTGATTCGCCGTGTAGACGTCGAAACGGCCAGCCCGGTTGTCACCATCGACCGCGCCCAGATCCAGGCGACGGGCAAGCAGACCCTGGGCGACCTCGTCCAGCAGCTGCCGGCCATGACGGGTGGCAACGTCAACCCGCAGGTCAACAACGGCGGTGGTACGGGCCAGTCGTCCATCAACCTTCGCGGCCTTGGCTCCAAGCGCACGCTGATCCTGATCGACGGCCAGCGCCTGCTGAGCAAGGACCCCAACGCCATTCCGGCCGATGCCATCGAGCGCATCGAAGTGCTGCCGACCGGTGCGTCGGCCACGTACGGTTCGGATGCCATCGGCGGCGTGGTGAACTTCATCACCCGCAAGAACTACCAGGGTGCCACCTTCACCGCCAACGTCGGCCAGTCCGATCGTAACGACGGTGAGCAGAGCGGCTACACCTTCACGTTCGGCCAGACGTCCGATAAGGGCTGCATCATGGCCGGCATCAGCTACAACAAGCAGGATGGCGTGGAGTCGGCCAACCGCTCGTTCTCCAAGAACGCGCTGACGCTTTCCGGCTCGCAGGTCTACATCGGCGGTTCGACGGCCACCCCGGTGGGCCGCATCCAGGTTGACCCCGCCACGGCAGCAGCCGGCGGCCTCAGCTGCGGTTCCAACGGCAATCGCGTGTCGCTGAATGCTGGCGGCAACCCGACGGTCTTCAACTCGTCGAATTACCACTGCTACAACCCGGCTACCGACAAGTACAACTACGCGTCGGTCAACCTGATCATGACCCCGCAGGAGCGCACCGGCGGCTTCCTGCATGGTGACTACCACCTGGGCGATCACGTCACCGCCTACGTGGACGCGGTCTACCAGAAGACCTCGGCCAACTTCCAGTTGGCTCCGGCCGTGTATGGCACGACCAACACCGGCGCGTCGGTTGCCCCGGGCAACGCGTTCAACGTGTTCAACCCGGGCGGCGGCTACGGCACGTCCAACGGCCTGAACTTCACCCAGCGTCTGACCTCCAACGGTGTGCGCGAAGCGTTCACGGGTCGTACCGATGCCCAGATCAACACGGGCTTCAAGGGCGACTTCACCGTTTGGGACAAGAACTGGAACTGGGACGTCGGCTTCAACTACGGCCACGAGAGCGTCGTGACCACCACGGCTGGCCTGGTTGACCAGACCAAGCTGTACACCGGTGCCTCCACGCTCAACGCTGACGGCACCGCGAGCTGCCCGGCCGGCGTCGATCCGGTGGCCTGCCAGTTCAACCCGTTCGAGCCCAACTCGTCCGCCGGCAGCATCGCCGCAGTGAAGGCAGCCAGCGTCACGGCTCCGTCCAACAGCTACGTCATCGAGCGCACCTGGCACGCTGGCATCAGCGGCGAGCTGTTCAGCCTGCCGGCCGGTGCCGTGCAGCTGGCCCTGGGTGCTGAAGACCGCAAGGACTACCAGCACACCGTGCCGGCTCCGCAGCTGACCATCGACCCGACCACGGGTAGCTGTACGCTGGGCAGCCAGTGCTTGAGCGCCGTGCAGGGTGGTTACACCACCAAGGACATCTACGCCGAAGCGTTCATCCCGATTCTGGCCGGCCTGCCGGGCGTGCAGTCGCTGAACCTGACCATCGGTGATCGTTACTCGGATATCGGCAGCTTCGGCACCACGAACAACTTCAAGTTCGCGCTGGAGTGGAAGCCGTTCGACGACCTGCTGCTCCGCGGCACCATGGAAGACGTGTTCCGCGCGCCGACCCTGGGCGAGCTGTATGCCTCGGGTTCGGATGCTCCGCTGATCCACACCGATCCGTGTAACGGCTACACCGGTGCCCCGGCGGGTTCGCCGCTGGCCCTGGCTTGTAAGAACGTCCCGACCGACGGTTCCTTCGTGAACCAGTACACCCTCCCGGGTGCTTCGCAGGCCGGTACCGTTGTGCAGGGTTCGCGCGTTGCCGGTTTCGACGTCAAGCCGGAACACGGCAAGTCGTATGACTTCGGCTTCGTCTACAGCCCGTCCTACGTGCCGGGCCTGTCGACCACGGTCGACTTCTGGCGCGTGAACCTCAACAACACCATCACCACGGTGGGTCTGCAGAGCCTGCTGAACCTCTGCGCCGCGGGTTCCACGCAGTACTGCCAGTACATCCAGCGTCAGGGTGGTACGGGTCCGAATGCTGGTCAGCTGCTGCAGTCCACGGTTGAGCCGGTGGGCAACATCGGTAGCCTGAACACCTCGGGTATCGACTGGTCCGCCAACTACAAGCTGCCGCAGTTCTCCTTCGGCCAGTTCAACGTTGGCGTCAACGCGACCTACCTGAAGTACTACGACCAGAGCACCGGTACGGCTGCTGAAGGTGGCATCACCTACAAGAACGCCGGTCACATGCTTGCCTATGGTTCGGCAGCTTCGTCGGCTTGTCCGGATGCGGTCGGCGTCTGCTTCTTCCCGCGCTGGCGTGCACAGGGCTTCGTGGATTGGCAGGCTGGCGGCTGGAGTGCCCAGTGGCGCATGCGCTACATCGGTCGCTTCGAGATGGGTGGCCCCGAAGGTTCGCCGCAGGACAGCGCGCCGAACGGCAACCCGGGCTCGATCCTCAAGTACGGTGCAACCGTCTACAACGACGTGTCGATCGGCTACAACCTGGCCATCATCAACACCCGTCTGGACTTCGGCGTGAATAACCTGTTCGACAAGCAGCCGCCCATGCTGTACGCGAACAACTCGCTCAACGCCAACACCGACCCGAGCGACTTCGACCTGATGGGCCGTTACTACTGGGCTCGCGTCACGGTCAAGTTCTAA
- a CDS encoding aspartyl/asparaginyl beta-hydroxylase domain-containing protein: MALNGLRQGDAALAEQYFARLLEQVPDDAEALQFVASRHMARGDAGRALAMLNDAVGLHPGRPDLLHQRGVVQSAMGDLHGAVQSLRACVDAAPDMFVARLRLGLALEQLGDTHRALLAYFGAVNSAQAHGRWMSDNTTAPGLRQSVQHAIRFIDAGRRGLFDAVLEPLRQRHGRAELSRVEECLAIYLGERPANLPDPRQKPKFLYFPGVPSQPYYGTERFPWQAELETATDVIREELQAVLAENQPLLPFLGNQTAEELKGHLSSSGAQPAAWDGYFFYRHGDRFDEHHARCPRTSAILERIPLVRIRDHAPETLFSVLRPGTHILPHRGVTNTRLVTHLPLIVPPDCAINVGGELHEWKEGRCVTFDDTYEHEAWNRSDRTRVVVILDSWNPDLTEVERVAVTELVEAIGDFNRATEVPVRGA; encoded by the coding sequence ATGGCGCTGAACGGATTGCGGCAAGGGGACGCGGCGCTGGCCGAGCAGTACTTTGCGCGCTTGCTGGAGCAGGTGCCCGACGATGCCGAGGCACTGCAGTTCGTCGCCAGCCGGCACATGGCCCGGGGTGATGCCGGTCGCGCACTGGCCATGCTCAATGACGCGGTCGGACTGCATCCCGGCCGCCCCGACTTGCTGCACCAGCGTGGCGTGGTGCAGAGCGCGATGGGCGACCTGCATGGGGCGGTCCAGAGCCTGCGTGCGTGCGTGGATGCCGCACCGGACATGTTCGTGGCGCGACTGCGCCTTGGCCTGGCGCTGGAACAGCTGGGCGACACGCATCGCGCACTGCTCGCCTATTTCGGCGCGGTCAATTCGGCACAGGCGCACGGGCGCTGGATGAGTGACAACACCACTGCGCCGGGGCTTCGTCAGTCGGTACAGCACGCGATACGCTTCATCGATGCCGGCCGGCGTGGCCTGTTCGATGCCGTACTGGAGCCGCTGCGCCAGCGCCACGGACGCGCGGAGCTGTCGCGTGTGGAGGAGTGCCTGGCGATCTATCTGGGTGAACGCCCCGCCAATCTGCCGGACCCCCGGCAGAAGCCGAAATTCCTGTATTTCCCGGGCGTGCCCAGCCAGCCTTACTACGGCACGGAGCGTTTTCCGTGGCAGGCGGAGCTGGAGACGGCTACCGATGTGATCCGCGAGGAGTTGCAGGCCGTGCTGGCTGAAAACCAGCCGTTGCTGCCCTTCCTTGGCAATCAGACGGCCGAGGAGCTGAAGGGGCACCTGAGTTCTTCGGGTGCACAGCCGGCCGCCTGGGATGGCTATTTCTTCTATCGCCATGGCGATCGCTTCGACGAGCACCATGCGCGCTGCCCGCGTACCTCGGCCATTCTCGAACGCATTCCGCTGGTGCGCATCCGCGATCATGCGCCGGAGACGCTGTTCTCCGTGTTGCGTCCTGGCACCCACATCCTGCCGCACCGTGGCGTGACCAACACGCGCCTGGTGACGCACCTGCCGCTGATCGTGCCACCGGACTGCGCCATCAATGTCGGCGGCGAGCTGCATGAGTGGAAGGAAGGTCGCTGCGTCACCTTCGACGACACCTACGAGCACGAGGCGTGGAATCGTAGCGACCGCACCCGCGTGGTGGTGATCCTGGACAGCTGGAATCCCGATTTGACGGAAGTGGAGCGTGTCGCCGTGACCGAACTGGTCGAGGCCATCGGCGACTTCAACCGCGCCACCGAGGTGCCCGTCCGCGGCGCCTGA
- a CDS encoding tetratricopeptide repeat-containing sulfotransferase family protein produces MVSDDISQIGAAINGGHPERAEQLSRAALAVHPGRPDLTLMLAISLHMQRRVSDALPFYAELAQGSESSINWNNYGTALLETGHQGEAVKAFARAVELDPSNITPKRQLGLLLIELRDYLTARHLLLDVVAADPDSLEARVDAARACCYCQDQEGAEDLLRRWRQWVPFNDDDLQLSLAQVLTLKNDIPDAVEVLEDLLARWPGQFDVRLLLANHYERLNRLDDADAVLVPVLRAGSGASNVQTREARHVVATLAMRRGDATAARDLLEVTGPESEGSFNHYYLLASAYDKLGETSKAMEALQVAHRMEAAERSFDSPEFFVPGAPAMPVDAPRVTAEQVARWPQLIAPEMHDSPVFVVGFPRSGTTLLEQVLDAHPGLQSMDENPFFNRLAGILGNHDRRILDDLSVLRQFDVDELRKRYHAMVDERIQRNWDARLVDKNPLNMQWLPMMVRLFPQAKFVLAVRHPCDVLLSCYMQSFRSSALAAACGSLERLAHAYVETMQCWLDEVAILQPSVMVSRYEDLVDDFPQQVSRIAAFLELEDSAPMLAFDQHARGKAYIATPSYSQVIEPVNRRAVGRWHKYREQFEPLLPILEPMLRHWGYDSSPA; encoded by the coding sequence ATGGTTTCCGACGACATCTCCCAGATTGGGGCCGCCATCAACGGCGGTCATCCCGAGCGCGCCGAACAGCTGAGCCGAGCCGCACTTGCGGTTCACCCCGGCCGCCCTGACCTCACGCTGATGCTGGCCATCAGCCTGCACATGCAGCGCCGCGTAAGCGACGCGCTGCCGTTCTATGCCGAACTCGCGCAGGGCTCGGAAAGCAGCATCAACTGGAACAACTACGGCACGGCCCTGCTGGAAACGGGCCATCAGGGCGAGGCGGTCAAGGCCTTTGCGCGCGCTGTGGAGCTTGACCCCTCGAACATCACGCCCAAGCGCCAGCTTGGCCTGCTGCTGATCGAGTTGCGCGATTACCTGACGGCGCGTCACCTTCTGCTGGATGTGGTGGCGGCCGATCCCGACTCCCTGGAGGCCCGTGTCGATGCGGCGCGGGCCTGCTGCTACTGCCAGGACCAGGAAGGCGCAGAGGATTTGCTGCGCCGCTGGCGCCAGTGGGTGCCGTTCAACGATGACGACCTGCAGCTGTCGCTGGCCCAGGTGCTGACGCTGAAGAACGATATTCCCGATGCGGTCGAAGTGCTGGAGGATCTGCTGGCGCGCTGGCCCGGGCAGTTCGACGTGCGCCTGCTGCTGGCCAACCACTACGAGCGCCTCAATCGCCTTGACGATGCCGACGCGGTGCTGGTGCCCGTGCTGCGTGCCGGGTCCGGCGCGTCGAACGTACAGACGCGTGAGGCCCGTCATGTTGTGGCGACGCTGGCCATGCGCCGTGGCGATGCGACGGCGGCACGCGATCTGCTGGAGGTCACCGGGCCGGAGTCCGAAGGCAGCTTCAATCATTACTACCTGCTCGCTTCTGCCTACGACAAGCTCGGAGAAACGAGTAAAGCCATGGAGGCGCTGCAGGTGGCGCATCGCATGGAAGCCGCGGAACGCAGTTTCGATTCACCCGAATTCTTTGTGCCGGGTGCCCCCGCCATGCCGGTTGACGCTCCTCGCGTGACTGCCGAGCAGGTCGCGCGCTGGCCGCAGCTGATTGCACCGGAGATGCACGATTCGCCGGTGTTCGTGGTGGGCTTCCCACGCTCGGGCACGACCTTGCTGGAACAGGTGCTCGACGCGCACCCGGGCCTGCAGTCCATGGACGAGAATCCGTTCTTCAACCGGCTCGCCGGCATTCTCGGCAATCATGATCGCCGCATCCTCGATGACCTCAGCGTGCTGCGCCAGTTCGACGTGGACGAGCTGCGCAAGCGTTACCACGCGATGGTGGACGAGCGCATCCAGCGCAACTGGGATGCGCGACTCGTCGACAAGAACCCGCTGAACATGCAGTGGTTGCCGATGATGGTGCGGTTGTTCCCGCAGGCCAAGTTTGTCCTCGCCGTGCGCCATCCCTGCGATGTGCTGCTGAGCTGCTACATGCAGAGTTTCCGTTCCAGTGCATTGGCCGCGGCCTGCGGCAGCCTCGAGCGTCTTGCCCATGCCTACGTGGAAACCATGCAGTGCTGGCTGGATGAGGTGGCCATCCTGCAGCCGTCGGTGATGGTGTCGCGCTACGAGGACCTGGTCGACGATTTCCCGCAGCAGGTTTCGCGCATCGCGGCTTTCCTCGAGCTGGAAGACAGCGCGCCCATGCTGGCCTTTGACCAGCATGCGCGTGGCAAGGCCTACATCGCGACGCCCAGCTACTCGCAGGTGATCGAGCCGGTGAATCGCCGGGCGGTGGGCCGCTGGCACAAGTATCGCGAGCAGTTCGAGCCGCTGTTGCCGATACTCGAACCGATGTTGCGCCACTGGGGTTACGACAGTTCGCCAGCCTGA